One part of the Arabidopsis thaliana chromosome 4, partial sequence genome encodes these proteins:
- the TAFII15 gene encoding TBP-associated factor II 15 (TBP-associated factor II 15 (TAFII15); FUNCTIONS IN: RNA polymerase II transcription factor activity, sequence-specific DNA binding transcription factor activity; INVOLVED IN: transcription initiation; LOCATED IN: nucleus; EXPRESSED IN: 24 plant structures; EXPRESSED DURING: 15 growth stages; CONTAINS InterPro DOMAIN/s: Transcription initiation factor TFIID, 23-30kDa subunit (InterPro:IPR003923); Has 372 Blast hits to 372 proteins in 163 species: Archae - 0; Bacteria - 0; Metazoa - 153; Fungi - 132; Plants - 56; Viruses - 0; Other Eukaryotes - 31 (source: NCBI BLink).) yields the protein MNHGQQSGEAKHEDDAALTEFLASLMDYTPTIPDDLVEHYLAKSGFQCPDVRLIRLVAVATQKFVADVASDALQHCKARPAPVVKDKKQQKDKRLVLTMEDLSKALREYGVNVKHPEYFADSPSTGMDPATRDE from the exons ATGAATCACGGCCAACAATCTGGTGAGGCAAAGCATGAAGATGATGCTGCTCTTACAGAGTTCCTTGCTTCTCTGATGGATTATACTCCTACT attcCTGATGATTTAGTGGAGCACTACTTGGCTAAGAGTGGATTTCAGTGCCCCGACGTACGATT GATAAGGCTAGTTGCTGTGGCTACACAAAAGTTTGTTGCAGATGTTGCCAGTGACGCCCTTCA GCATTGCAAGGCTAGACCAGCACCAGTTGTGAAAGACAAAAAACAGCAAAAG GATAAGCGTTTGGTATTGACAATGGAAGATCTTTCAAAAGCTTTGCGTGAG TATGGTGTGAACGTGAAGCATCCAGAATATTTTGCTGATAGCCCTTCGACTGGAATGGACCCTGCAACAAGGGACGAATAG